A single window of Montipora capricornis isolate CH-2021 chromosome 14, ASM3666992v2, whole genome shotgun sequence DNA harbors:
- the LOC138033320 gene encoding putative nuclease HARBI1, with amino-acid sequence SGIFTNIVAKWPGSTHDSFISTDSVIGQQLQTQARTLEDGLLLGDSGYPCRPFLMTPYLNPSSAQQEAFNRAHTKTCVAIEQTFGWWKRRFHLLHSEIRMTPEKACILIGACTTLHNIAILRNEPMDGLDDTEDRPELTQYCGPEDGKAVRDYICDRFF; translated from the exons TCAGGCATCTTTACCAACATTGTCGCCAAATGGCCAGGAAGTACACATGACAGTTTCATTTCCACAGACTCTGTTATTGGACAGCAGCTGCAAACCCAGGCTCGAACACTAGAGGATGGTTTGCTCTTGGGAGACAGTGG ttacccatGTCGTCCCTTCCTCATGACACCATACCTAAACCCATCCAGTGCCCAACAGGAAGCCTTCAATAGAGCCCACACAAAGACCTGTGTGGCTATCGAACAAACATTTGGGTGGTGGAAAAGGAGATTCCATCTTCTCCATTCTGAAATTAGAATGACACCAGAGAAAGCATGCATTTTGATAGGAGCGTGTACAACCCTTCACAACATAGCCATCCTCAGGAATGAGCCAATGGATGGCCTTGATGACACAGAAGATCGACCAGAGCTTACACAATATTGTGGCCCTGAAGATGGAAAAGCTGTAAGGGACTATATTTGTGATAGGTTTTTCTAA
- the LOC138033318 gene encoding putative nuclease HARBI1 — MADFLFDLLAVPRQEKKYRMHDIDSTNFSEDELKSRFRFGRDSIIFLVELLREDLEQQTSRNHALSPAVQVLVALRFFASGSFLQVIGDTVGLPKFTVSRTIRDVSAALIYKQNEFIHWPTTVDEIQQVKEGFFHKGGFPGVIGCVDGTHIRLQCPSQNEADYVNHKGYHSINVEAICDHRGEKLEIFLYYFLGEHMLSGYFLC; from the coding sequence ATGGCAGACTTCTTGTTTGATCTTTTGGCGGTTCCGCGTCAAGAAAAGAAGTATAGGATGCATGACATCGACTCAACAAACTTTTCTGAAGACGAACTCAAGAGCCGCTTTCGTTTTGGCCGTGATTCTATTATATTTTTGGTGGAACTTCTGCGTGAAGATCTTGAACAACAAACTTCGCGGAACCATGCTTTATCGCCAGCTGTTCAAGTTCTTGTGGCGTTGCGTTTCTTCGCCTCTGGAAGCTTTCTCCAAGTAATTGGCGATACCGTAGGACTGCCAAAGTTCACTGTTTCCCGGACAATTCGAGACGTTTCTGCAGCATTAATCTACAAGCAGAACGAGTTTATCCATTGGCCGACTACCGTCGATGAGATTCAACAAGTAAAGGAAGGGTTTTTCCACAAAGGGGGATTCCCAGGGGTGATAGGATGTGTAGACGGAACCCATATCAGACTCCAATGCCCCAGCCAAAATGAAGCGGACTACGTCAATCACAAAGGATACCACTCAATCAACGTGGAAGCTATTTGTGACCACAGAGGTGAGAAGTTGGAGATATTCCTTTATTACTTTCTGGGGGAACATATGTTAAGTGGTTATTTTTTATGTTAA